The following proteins are encoded in a genomic region of Emys orbicularis isolate rEmyOrb1 chromosome 19, rEmyOrb1.hap1, whole genome shotgun sequence:
- the DNAJC22 gene encoding dnaJ homolog subfamily C member 22: MAKRLLVTYALWALGGPVGLHHVYLGRDSHALLWMLTLGGFGVGWLWEFWQLPGWVARANDTQEPQPRSPEPPALSPVRFFGQVLVGIYFGLVALIGLSSLAGFYLLALPLAVGLGVHVVSSVGDQTSDLRSTLVAAFLTSPVFYGRALAILPVSLTASVTAQQCRRYKPCRGTHATLRARLYHLGLAYLAFTTPLAYCAFCNTAATARYVADAIGAVLGWLSFFPTLGSFLEQLLLLPYRAWRLLTEGASFAAGSFQEWEKVYEFVQSFQSERQQLAYKVLGLRDGAPVEEIHKSYRELVKLWHPDHNRHRAEEAERRFIEVQAAYESLMQPRKAKPA; the protein is encoded by the exons atggcCAAGCGGCTCCTGGTGACCTACGCCCTGTGGGCGCTGGGGGGCCCCGTCGGGCTGCACCACGTCTACCTGGGCCGGGACAGCCACGCCCTGCTGTGGATGCTCACCCTGGGGGGCTTCGGGGTGGGCTGGCTCTGGGAGTTCTGGCAGCTCCCCGGCTGGGTGGCACGAGCCAATGACACCCAGGAGCCGCAGCCccgcagcccggagcccccgGCCCTCAGCCCCGTGCGCTTCTTCGGCCAGGTCCTGGTGGGGATCTACTTCGGGCTGGTGGCATTGATCGGCCTCTCCTCCCTGGCTGGCTTCTACCTGCTGGCCCTGCCGCTGGCCGTGGGCCTGGGGGTGCATGTGGTGTCCAGCGTGGGCGACCAGACCTCGGATCTCAGGAGCACCCTGGTGGCGGCCTTCCTCACCTCCCCCGTCTTCTACGGCCGCGCCCTGGCCATCCTGCCCGTCAGCCTGACGGCCAGCGTGACCGCCCAGCAGTGCCGGCGCTACAAACCCTGCCGGGGCACCCACGCGACGCTGCGCGCCCGGCTGTACCACCTGGGCCTGGCCTACCTGGCCTTCACCACCCCGCTGGCCTACTGCGCTTTCTGCAACACAGCCGCCACCGCCCGCTACGTGGCCGACGCCATTGGCGCCGTCTTGGGTTGGCTCAGTTTCTTCCCGACCCTGGGCAGCTTCCTggagcagctcctcctcctgccctacCGCGCCTGGAGGCTGCTGACGGAGGGTGCAAGCTTCGCGGCCGGCTCCTTCCAGGAGTGGGAGAAGGTCTATGAGTTTGTGCAGAGCTTCCAGAGTGAGCGGCAGCAGCTGGCGTACAag GTCTTGGGCCTCCGGGATGGTGCCCCCGTGGAGGAGATTCACAAGAGTTACCGGGAGCTGGTGAAACTTTGGCACCCGGATCACAACCGCcaccgggcggaggaggccgagAGGCGGTTCATCGAGGTGCAGGCCGCCTACGAGAGCCTCATGCAGCCGAGGAAAGCCAAGCCCGCATGA